The genome window GCTCATGACTTTCAAAGCCGAGCCTGAAGAAGGAGATCTGACCGCCGCTAAGATTGTAAACTCTTGGCCGGAAGCGGAGTTGGCCAAAGTGATTTACGAGTATGGCGAAGAAAGATATAGCCGACAGATTGCCAAAGCGATTGTTGAGGCGAGAAGGAGTCGGCCGATTATTACTACCTTGGATCTGGTTTCAGCCATCGAGAGTGCGGTTCCGAAATCTTACCGCCATGGCCGAATCAATCCGGCCACCAAAACATTTCAAGCCTTGCGGATTGCCGTAAACGACGAACTGAATAATTTAAAACTTGGGCTTATCAAAGGTTTCGAAAAATTAATGACGGGAGGACGATTGGCGGTAATTTCCTTCCACAGTTTAGAAGACCGCATTGTTAAAAATTATTTTAAAGAGTTAGCCAAGGCCGAGAGGGGACTTCCAATCAGTAAAAAGCCGATTGTACCGACCGATGAGGAAATCAAAAATAACCCCAGATCTCGCAGTGCCAAACTCCGAATTATTGAGAAATTAATATGAGAACTTACGCAATTCATCGTGATATTTTAATAAGGGATTTAATCTGGGTTTTGGGTGCCGGCATCCTTAGCCTGCTTTTAATTTACGGCTTTCTGGTCAATAATATGGTCAAAAGCGCAGTCGCCAGCGAGAAAATGAGCTCCCAGTTATCGGAGCTAAATGGGGAGGTCGCCGATTTGGAATCAAGATTTATCGCTCTAGATCAGACGGTCACGGTCGAGCTTGCCCAGAAACTCGGCTTTCAGAATGTCGACAGTGTCGCTTATGTGGCCAAAACCACCCTTGGCCGTGGGTTGTCGTTTGAGTCATCAATCTAATGGGGGTTCCAACTAGCTCAAGGATTCGCTTAATATCAATATTGGTCATTTTGGTTGGAGGCTTGATTGCCGTGAAGCTCTATTTGGTGCAAGTTGTTTCCGGTGCAGACTTGGCGTCTCGCGCTGAAGGCCAATATGTGAAGCAGACCAACGACACCTTTGATCGTGGGTCAATTTTCTTTTCCGGCAAGGATGGCGGATTGATTAGCGCTGCCACCCTGAAGTCCGGTTTTACGGCCTACTTTAATCCCAAGTTGATTGAGAATGCCGATGAGGTCTATCAAAAGATTTCGCCAATTATTGAAATCGACCACGACACTTTTTTTACGAGCGCAGCTAGGAAGAGCGACCCTTACGAGGAGATTGCCAAGAAAATTTCTCAAGCGGATGTCACCAAGTTGGAGGCGTTGGGCATCCCAGGTCTGGGTTTTTATAAGGACAAGTGGCGTTTTTATCCTGGCAACAGCCTGGCTGCTCAGGAAATTGGATTCGTTGCTTATCAAGGAGACATTTTGGCTGGTCGCTATGGCCTGGAAAGATTTTATCAAGATAATCTGGTACGATCGCCGGATTCGACCTTCGTCAACTTTTTTGCCGAACTTTTTTCAAATTTGCGTGATACTTTTTTGCATAGCAAAAGCCTGGAGGGTGACATCGTCACAACAATCGAGCCGACTGTTCAGGCGACTCTTGAGCGTGAATTGACAAATATCAAAACCGCTTGGAGCTCGAAGGAGGTTGGTGGAATTATTATCAATCCGAAGAACGGTGAGATTTACGCTCTGGGAATTAGTCCGACTTTTGATCTGAATTATTTCTGGGCCGAAAGCGATGTTAATGTTTTTAGTAATCCTCTGGTCGAGAATGTCTACGAGATGGGCTCGATCATGAAACCGCTGACGCTGGCCGCCGGTTTGGACGCCGGCGTGATTACCGCCACCACCACCTATAATGATACCGGCTTTTTAATTTTAAATGGCCGGAAAATTCAAAATTTTGATGGTAAGGCGAGGGGGGTCGTGCCGATGCAGGAAGTCTTAAATCAATCGCTCAACATAGGAGCCACATTCGTTGCCCTGAAGCTTGGCAAGCAGGCCCTGCCACATTACTTTGAAAGCTATGGCTTCGACGAGGAGACCGGGATTGATCTGCCCAACGAAACCGGCGGACTTATCGGCAATTTGACTGCCGGGGAGCCACAGGACATTTCACTGGCGACTGCCTCGTTTGGACAGGGAATTGCGCTTACGCCAATCGAAATTGTGCGTGCCCTTTCAGCTTTGGGAAACGGCGGAGTTTTGGTCACGCCTCATCTCGTCAGGAAAATTAACTACAAAATTGGTTTTGACAAGACTCTAACCTTTGATCCGCCGAAGCAGGTTTTAAAGCGGGATACCTCCGAGACCATTTCGCGGATGCTCGTTCAGGTTTTTGATAAGGCCCTGGGAGAGGGCAAGTATAAGATGGCACGCTACAGCATCGCCGCCAAAACTGGTACAGCCCAGATTGCAAATCCGAACGGCGGAGGGTACTATGAAGACAAATACCTGCACTCGTTTTTTGGCTATTTTCCGGCCTTTGACCCGAAATTTCTGGTCTTTCTTTATCAGCTTGAGCCACAAGGGGTAGAGTATGCTTCACAAACCTTGGCGGCGCCATTTTCCAAACTCGCCAAATTTTTAATCAGTTATTATGAAATCCCGCCAGATAGATAAACGTCCGACGTTTATCTATCTGGAAATTCCAAACACCAAGAAGCAAATTCCAATGAAGAATTTATTTAAACCGATTATTGTTGCCATTTTAACTTTTGAGGCCAAACTGGTTTTGGCTAAATTTCGTCCGAGGGTTGTCGCTTTGACCGGCAGTGTTGGCAAGACCTCCACCAAGGATGCGGTTTACAGTGTCTTGGCAAAAAAGTTTTTCGTGCGTCGCAGTGAAAAAAGTTTTAATAGTGAAATCGGAATTCCGCTCACGATTCTTGGCTTGCAAAATGCCTGGGCAAATCCTTGGCTCTGGCTCTGGAATCTTTTGAGAGGCTTGGTGGTGATAATGAGTCGCAAGCCGTATCCGGAGTGGCTGGTTCTCGAGGTCGGTGCCGACCGACCGGGTGATATCCAGAAGGTTGCCAAATGGCTGAAAACTGAAGTTGTGGTTTTTACCCGTTTTGGCAAAGTGCCGGTGCATATCGAATTCTTTAAATCTCGCGAGGAGTTGATTGCGGAGAAAATGTCTCTGCTCAGCTCGCTTAGCCGTGACGGAGTGATTATCGCGAACAGTGATGACGAAGATATCGTTAAAGCTATCGAGAAGTCAGAAAATCGGGTGACAACTTTTGGTTTGACCGGGGATTCGAATGTTTCGGCCGCCAACATTAAAATTTGCTATGCCGGCTATGGTCGTTTTCAGTTTCCGAAGGGAATTTGCGGTGACTTAAAAGTTAACGCTAGGTCGTTTCCAATTAATGTCTCCGGTACAATCGGCACTCAACAGGCTTACCCGATTCTCGCCGCCGCGGCTGTCGGGGTTTCGCAAGGTCTGGAACTTTCAGAAATTGCTGAGGCGATTACCGACCACGAGAGCCCGCCTGGCCGAATGCGTCTGATTTCTGGGATTAAGGAAACAATGATTATTGATGATAGTTATAATTCCTCGCCGGTCGCCGTCAAAAGTGCCCTCGAGACTTTGTTCGGCTTGGAGGTGGCCGGTCGAAAGATTGCCGTTCTGGGCGATATGCTCGAACTCGGAAGACACTCGGCGGACGAGCATCGTGAAATCGGAGCCATGACCAAGGATGCTGATCTGCTGATAACTGTCGGGGTAAGGGCAAGGGGATTCGCCGAGGGCGCGCTTTCCGCCGGTTTGAATGAGCGAAAAGTTTTACAATTTGAAGACTCAATTTCCGCTGCCAAGGAGATTCAAAATCTGCTCGCTCCCGGTGATGTTATTTTAGTAAAAGGCTCGCAAGGTGTGCGTATGGAAAAAATTGTTGAAGAAATTATGGCCGAGCCAGATAAACGGGCGGAGCTTTTGGTTAGGCAGGATGAGGAATGGGGAAAGCGTTAGTTTAAAAGTTTAGAAGCTGGAAGTTTAAAAGTTTGGAAAAATATTGGAACAATAAAAGCGCGGACAGGATGTCCGCGCTTGAGATTTGGATGCTGGCTAGGGGAGCAGAGACATACCTCGGTACCAGTGATACCCAAGGCAACACTCGGTGCGGGTATGAATCTCCTCCTGTCCGGAAAATTGCTGAAAACTATTCCGAAGGATTGTGTTTCGATAAACCCAGTTCGGGAATTCAGCCGAGTCAAATACGACTGGGCCTCGACCACCGTAAAATTTCCGTTCAATCATGTAGGCGCTGTAAAGAGCCGCTTTCAGGAAGGGTACTACATCCTCCTCAAACCAGCCTCCGTAGTGCATGATCCAAACCGGGCACCTCCTGTGTGAGATTGTGGTGGTACCGGAACTCTTCTTGGAAATTGGTGTTGTGACCCACGAGTCAATGACCAAGAGATCTCCAACAGCAATCGAAACGGTCTTGAGCCCGGGAATCTTGGGGGTGTGCTCCGGCGGAAGATTTTGAATATAACCCTTTGACATTGCTGAAAAAAAGGCGCTTTCAATCTCAGCTAAGGTGGGCAATCTGAAGGATTTTTTCATTGATGCTCAGTGTTTTGAGGTTCCTGTTCTTTTGTGACATTACCACAAAGGCACAAAAAAGCAAGCTTCTGTTACGGCTCAACAGTTTGGAACTACTTCAACCTCTATTCTAGTGTTTTGCAAAACACTAGAATAGAAATGGAGAGGCGAAAAGTTAAAAGCCGCGACCTTCCGAAGGTCGCGGCTTGATTCTGCAATTGCTCAGGTTCTAACTTGTGCGAGTATCTCCGCCATCGACAGATTTTTACCTGAGCAAGCGGCGAACCAGCGGGCGATGATGGGCAGTAGTTGCCAGGAGTAGGATTTCACCTTGAGTAACATCTCCGTTCGGTCTAGGTATTTTGCCACAAGCCTCGGGAGTTTTTCTTGAGGTGGTACGGCATCATCAGCAGTCTTGACCTGTCTTGCCCCGGCTCCGCGCTGGCAGGCAATATGGTCATACCAGCAACTATTGGCAGCGCGCCGTTTCAGTTCCTTGCTTTGGCGTCCAGATTTCGTTCCATGACTCTCGGAATGAACCTGACTCGTAGCCAAAATTCGATCCAAGTCTGCCGTCTTCAGTCTGAACCGGCAGAGTTCGGCGATATCTCCAAAAAGTAAAATTGGAATCAAGCCGTCGGACTCCAGCCAGTGGAATTCGATTGCCAAGATCAACCAGCCATACTTTTTGACAAACAATCTGAAGTCTAAGCAGTCGAGAGGGGCGACTTTGAAGGCCGATATTTTACGACTGAGCGCTCGACGCTGGTCTTTGTTTAGACGCGCATCAACCTGGGCGAAGTTGTGAAGTGCCCTGGCAACCAGCGGTTGAACCGAATCGGAATGCTGGCCACCTCTTCCCATGAATTCAAGCTGGGTGATGCAGACAATCTGGTACTGATTGAAGCCAAGAGCTTTCAGGGTTTGCGTGAGTAGGGCAATTCGGACACCAAGTTCCTGCTGTTCTAAATCACGAATATTGAGGCGCTCTTGGTTGGCAGGTTGAACTCCTTTCAATTTAGCCGGAAATTTTTCTCGGCCTTCAGCAATCCGGATTCGAGTGAGCAAATCGTCGATCACGACTGCTAATGGCCCATTGAGAACATCTGGCTGTTCTGCCCTGGGTAGCAACCTTCGTACCATGAGGTGCCACTCGTCTTTGACGAAGCTTGAGTCATGTCGGCACGCAATCTTTGACATTCTCGCACTTCGCAAGCTTATCTTCGGATTTTTCAAGAAGAGTATTTCCGGGATTCCAATAAGATTGAGCTCACCAACCAGAAGGTTGAATTGCAAATGGGTAAGCAGGTTTAAATTTATGACCTGTCCTTTGAGCGTTTGGTAGAACATATGATCCTTTCAATGAACTAAAACACCGCCGGTTAAAGGCGATGTATCAGGGAGATATTCCATAAACTAACTTAGGAGTTAGCGTATCGTTCCCGCACACGCGGGCTGGAATTGGCACCGTTTCCCAAGGGGAAGGGTTGCCGATGGAGATCGGGCCAGGCCCTTTACACTCCATACTCTTGATACACTTGGTGTCTACTACCTCCAGCCTACGCCCAGGTCTCGAATTTGTCAAATCAGATATAAAAAGGCCCTTCGCGCTGCGCGAAGGGCCTGTGATTTTTTGCGCCTACCAGACGGTGGTGTCCGGGGCGTCGCCAAGTATCTTATGGAGCCGCTCGGTCATGGTGCTCTTGCAACACCACGGCCAGGGTTCCTTCGCGAGTTCGGTGGCGAGCTTGTAGGCTGCCATGACCCGCTCTTGGGCCAACTGAAGATCGGCCTGCGCCTTCCTTAGTTGTGTTTCAAGCGCCCGTTTGGTTGTCGTGGCCGCTCCGATCAGGCACTCGGCTTGGGTAAGCTCAACTTCGAGCTCGGCCCGCGATTTGCCGGATTGGGCACCTTCGAAGCTTTCCGTCGGGCGAATGGTGCCGGCTTTGATCATTCTGACTAGCGCCCAGGCCGACTCAAGCTTCTCTGCCTTGACCATCAGGAGGAAATTTTGGCGTCCTCCTGGGCCGTCATCGATTTCGACCTCGGCCTCGGCATCTTGGTGCCGGTAAATGCCACGTTCGCGCTTGGTACGTTCGGCTGCAATGCGGACATGCATGCTGACCCCGGCGACGAATTCATCAAGCGCCGGCGGGACGATGTCGGTGTCATTGAGCATGACATGCAGACGACCCTTGTCGTTGAAGATGCTCATGCCGTCAAAGCAGAGGAGTGTCGAGCCATCCGAGGTAGTTCTGACCTTAAACTGCGGGGACTGGCGAACACTTTCCTTGAGGTATACATTAACTGACATAGGACCTTTCTATCGCTAGGAGCTGCGTCCAGCCTTACTGGGGCTGATCCGTTCCATAGTCGATTCTGTCACAATTATACACGATTTAAATATATTGTCAAGGTTAAAAATTGTCCATATTTTAAGCCAAAGTTGCCGGAAGCTTGACTTTTACGGCTATAAGTGCTATCATGCCAGCAGAATTTAGGGTTAGTAAAATAAATAAAAGGAAAGGCTTAGTATGAAGCTCATCAAAGTGTTGGTGTTGCCCGTGGCGCTGGTTGCCTGCTGGTTTCTCTTTTTCTGGGCCGGTGTCCAGTATGATTTGTTTGTGAATGACGGCTGGCTTCTCGGCGCC of Candidatus Paceibacterota bacterium contains these proteins:
- the rsmH gene encoding 16S rRNA (cytosine(1402)-N(4))-methyltransferase RsmH, giving the protein MANVHISVLTEEVINGLNIHEGDVILDGTLGGAGHSFEIAKRFPKVKIIGLDLDQDALSRSEGRLKEAKADFVLYQSNFRDLDSALAALNIPSVDKILLDIGLSSNQFESSGRGFSFQKNEPLLMTFKAEPEEGDLTAAKIVNSWPEAELAKVIYEYGEERYSRQIAKAIVEARRSRPIITTLDLVSAIESAVPKSYRHGRINPATKTFQALRIAVNDELNNLKLGLIKGFEKLMTGGRLAVISFHSLEDRIVKNYFKELAKAERGLPISKKPIVPTDEEIKNNPRSRSAKLRIIEKLI
- a CDS encoding penicillin-binding protein 2; the encoded protein is MGVPTSSRIRLISILVILVGGLIAVKLYLVQVVSGADLASRAEGQYVKQTNDTFDRGSIFFSGKDGGLISAATLKSGFTAYFNPKLIENADEVYQKISPIIEIDHDTFFTSAARKSDPYEEIAKKISQADVTKLEALGIPGLGFYKDKWRFYPGNSLAAQEIGFVAYQGDILAGRYGLERFYQDNLVRSPDSTFVNFFAELFSNLRDTFLHSKSLEGDIVTTIEPTVQATLERELTNIKTAWSSKEVGGIIINPKNGEIYALGISPTFDLNYFWAESDVNVFSNPLVENVYEMGSIMKPLTLAAGLDAGVITATTTYNDTGFLILNGRKIQNFDGKARGVVPMQEVLNQSLNIGATFVALKLGKQALPHYFESYGFDEETGIDLPNETGGLIGNLTAGEPQDISLATASFGQGIALTPIEIVRALSALGNGGVLVTPHLVRKINYKIGFDKTLTFDPPKQVLKRDTSETISRMLVQVFDKALGEGKYKMARYSIAAKTGTAQIANPNGGGYYEDKYLHSFFGYFPAFDPKFLVFLYQLEPQGVEYASQTLAAPFSKLAKFLISYYEIPPDR
- the murF gene encoding UDP-N-acetylmuramoyl-tripeptide--D-alanyl-D-alanine ligase: MKSRQIDKRPTFIYLEIPNTKKQIPMKNLFKPIIVAILTFEAKLVLAKFRPRVVALTGSVGKTSTKDAVYSVLAKKFFVRRSEKSFNSEIGIPLTILGLQNAWANPWLWLWNLLRGLVVIMSRKPYPEWLVLEVGADRPGDIQKVAKWLKTEVVVFTRFGKVPVHIEFFKSREELIAEKMSLLSSLSRDGVIIANSDDEDIVKAIEKSENRVTTFGLTGDSNVSAANIKICYAGYGRFQFPKGICGDLKVNARSFPINVSGTIGTQQAYPILAAAAVGVSQGLELSEIAEAITDHESPPGRMRLISGIKETMIIDDSYNSSPVAVKSALETLFGLEVAGRKIAVLGDMLELGRHSADEHREIGAMTKDADLLITVGVRARGFAEGALSAGLNERKVLQFEDSISAAKEIQNLLAPGDVILVKGSQGVRMEKIVEEIMAEPDKRAELLVRQDEEWGKR